A genomic window from Haladaptatus caseinilyticus includes:
- a CDS encoding potassium channel family protein, with protein sequence MEPASGEVEYEPRSVKEVLAEMKDTAELLIDLSFSAVFHGSDDIASEVLALEGKMDVLELQARMSLLMAARSPEDAEELAPVLGVVGAAEKISDAAGDIAKVVLEDIGLPQTMRAALPEAIETLVRASVTETSSLAGQTLGTLNLETETGVRVIAIHRGGDWILNPDKDTDLRVDDRLLLRGPDEGIASVYEQATGEEYEPPEPPEADDTDLERAVDSIVLMKNMSELAVDLAYGSVLFDSEEVAEEVVELEAEVDALQSRFEAWVLQAASHADDPVSLRGLVHLANSTEVISDAAVEISEGMLHGLGTHPVVEYAVQESDEVIVRVTIERGSGFDGTTLGEKRVETETGMRIIAVRRPPDDWVISPGPKTDIHAGDVLLAKGTRSGAERLEELVGMDRSV encoded by the coding sequence ATGGAACCCGCGAGCGGCGAGGTGGAGTACGAACCGCGGAGCGTAAAGGAGGTCTTGGCGGAGATGAAAGATACAGCCGAACTGCTCATCGACCTCTCGTTTTCCGCAGTCTTCCACGGGAGCGACGACATCGCGTCGGAGGTGCTTGCGCTCGAAGGGAAGATGGACGTGCTGGAACTGCAAGCCAGAATGAGCTTGCTCATGGCCGCGAGAAGTCCTGAGGACGCGGAAGAACTCGCGCCGGTTCTCGGCGTCGTCGGTGCTGCGGAGAAAATCAGCGATGCCGCAGGCGACATCGCCAAAGTCGTCTTGGAAGATATCGGCCTTCCTCAGACCATGCGCGCGGCACTCCCGGAGGCGATCGAAACGCTCGTCCGCGCGTCGGTGACCGAAACATCGTCACTTGCGGGGCAGACGCTCGGTACGCTCAATCTCGAAACTGAAACGGGGGTTCGCGTCATCGCCATCCATCGTGGCGGAGATTGGATTCTGAACCCCGACAAGGACACCGACCTCCGCGTGGACGATAGACTCCTTCTGCGCGGCCCGGACGAAGGTATCGCATCGGTGTACGAACAAGCGACGGGTGAGGAGTACGAACCGCCGGAACCGCCGGAGGCCGATGACACCGACCTCGAACGGGCGGTCGATTCCATCGTGCTGATGAAGAACATGAGCGAACTTGCGGTCGATCTCGCATACGGAAGCGTCCTCTTCGACAGCGAAGAAGTGGCGGAGGAAGTCGTCGAACTCGAAGCCGAAGTAGATGCGCTTCAATCGCGATTCGAGGCGTGGGTGTTACAAGCCGCGAGCCACGCTGACGACCCTGTCTCGCTCCGCGGCCTCGTCCACCTCGCGAACAGTACGGAAGTCATCAGCGACGCAGCGGTCGAAATCAGCGAAGGAATGCTCCACGGACTCGGAACACATCCCGTCGTCGAGTATGCGGTGCAGGAAAGCGACGAGGTCATCGTTCGGGTGACCATCGAACGTGGGAGTGGCTTCGACGGCACGACACTCGGCGAGAAACGGGTCGAAACGGAAACCGGGATGCGAATTATCGCGGTTCGCAGGCCACCGGACGACTGGGTCATCTCACCGGGTCCGAAAACCGACATCCACGCCGGTGATGTCCTGCTCGCCAAAGGAACGCGGTCGGGTGCAGAACGACTCGAAGAACTGGTCGGTATGGACAGGTCGGTGTGA
- a CDS encoding DUF7536 family protein: MQEQIPERPATANLIEALNVRRNAMVGFALSIVFTVLVYFYRVVFIGEVPGQAGTPVAFLALGFVLAITLGALFTTLLTLLSARRLARDLD, from the coding sequence GTGCAAGAACAGATACCAGAGCGCCCGGCGACAGCGAACCTCATCGAAGCGTTGAACGTTCGCCGAAACGCGATGGTTGGGTTCGCACTGAGCATCGTCTTTACCGTGCTCGTGTACTTTTATCGCGTCGTCTTCATCGGCGAGGTCCCCGGACAGGCCGGAACGCCGGTCGCGTTTCTCGCGCTCGGATTCGTGCTAGCGATCACGCTCGGCGCGCTTTTCACGACACTGCTGACGCTTCTCTCGGCGCGGCGACTCGCACGCGATCTCGACTGA
- a CDS encoding RidA family protein — protein sequence MTRKTISSGTEWEDRVGYSRAVRVGNEVRVSGTTATDEDGNIVGKNDPYGQTEKALKNIETALESADASLEDVVRTRIYVTDIEDWEAVGDAHAAFFEAIRPATSMVEVSRLVTPEMLVEIEADAILER from the coding sequence GTGACCCGCAAAACCATCTCCAGCGGAACAGAATGGGAAGACCGCGTTGGCTACTCACGCGCCGTCCGTGTTGGGAACGAAGTTCGAGTGTCCGGAACCACAGCCACGGACGAAGACGGGAACATCGTCGGAAAGAACGATCCCTACGGGCAGACGGAAAAAGCGCTCAAAAATATCGAAACGGCGCTCGAATCAGCAGATGCAAGCCTCGAAGACGTGGTTCGAACGCGAATCTACGTGACGGATATCGAGGATTGGGAAGCAGTCGGGGATGCCCACGCCGCGTTCTTCGAAGCGATTCGACCGGCGACGAGCATGGTCGAAGTGAGCCGATTGGTCACCCCGGAAATGCTGGTCGAAATCGAAGCCGACGCGATTCTCGAACGCTGA
- a CDS encoding succinylglutamate desuccinylase/aspartoacylase family protein: protein MTTLGTASAAPGEIDTGRLAVGETRDGSQFGLPVAVINGANEGKTLYIQAVSDGDELNGLGVIKRVVPQLAPEDISGTILVVGLVNYHAFQVAEHRNPIDDTKMNRAYPGNESGTSSERTAAATFEAASRADLILDLHQGSTSRMINEVRVRCGKRHRLHDECLELAKVFGCGHILDQKGPDGQLARAAPDEGIPTIDPELGGCVGWDEESIQYGVDGVFNVLHHYGFLDGDVELEPQTRASGFDRYGAPNGGIVTFKKDLGETVSPGETLFEVTDVFGTLKAEVTADRSGVFWRSRRLPQVATGEYVCSVGIDIDEY from the coding sequence ATGACAACGCTCGGAACGGCGAGCGCGGCCCCCGGAGAAATAGACACGGGCCGACTCGCGGTGGGAGAGACCCGCGATGGGAGCCAGTTCGGTCTCCCCGTCGCCGTGATAAACGGTGCAAACGAGGGAAAAACGCTATACATACAGGCCGTCAGCGACGGTGACGAACTCAACGGACTCGGCGTCATCAAACGGGTCGTCCCACAGCTCGCGCCGGAAGACATCTCCGGCACGATTCTCGTCGTTGGTCTCGTTAACTATCACGCCTTCCAAGTGGCGGAGCATCGCAACCCTATCGACGATACGAAAATGAATCGCGCGTACCCCGGCAACGAGTCGGGTACGTCGAGCGAGCGAACTGCGGCGGCAACCTTCGAGGCCGCATCACGGGCCGACCTCATTCTCGACCTTCATCAGGGTTCGACCAGCCGGATGATAAACGAGGTCCGCGTCCGCTGTGGCAAACGTCATCGCCTTCACGACGAGTGTTTGGAACTCGCCAAGGTGTTCGGATGCGGCCACATTTTGGACCAGAAGGGGCCGGACGGACAGCTCGCCCGTGCTGCACCGGACGAGGGTATCCCTACCATCGACCCCGAACTCGGCGGCTGTGTCGGCTGGGACGAGGAGAGTATCCAGTACGGCGTCGATGGCGTGTTCAATGTGCTTCACCATTACGGGTTTCTAGACGGCGACGTGGAACTCGAACCACAAACCAGAGCGTCGGGATTCGACCGCTACGGCGCACCGAACGGCGGTATCGTGACATTCAAAAAGGACCTCGGCGAAACGGTGTCGCCGGGTGAAACGTTGTTCGAGGTCACGGACGTGTTCGGTACGCTGAAAGCTGAAGTGACCGCCGACCGTTCCGGCGTCTTCTGGCGTTCGCGGCGACTCCCTCAGGTCGCCACCGGGGAGTACGTCTGTTCGGTCGGAATCGATATCGACGAATATTGA
- a CDS encoding threonine synthase, protein MKTDLLCSACGNEYAAGPNEPWRCDCGHPLDFARQPLPSADDPPEFAEFDTRDGLWAFSEFLPVRRVVSLGEGFTPLTDADEWNAQFKLDCVFPSGSFKDRGATATLSRAAELGVETVLEDSSGNAGAAIAQYSARAGIDAEIYVPADVKESKLKAIERAGATPVRVEGSRQDVTDTCVAAVEAGDGWYASHAWNPAFFAGTMTFALELAAQRDWSVPDAIVSPLGHGTLFLGMYRGFQALLDAGWTDEMPRLLGVQAEGAAPIADERHGDGDGRNDVADGIQITHPARKNQIDDAIEATDGDAIALDAAATQDALDELHRTGFYVEPTSAVAVAGLSAYRERGTIAEDADVVVPLTGHGLKSS, encoded by the coding sequence ATGAAAACCGATCTTCTCTGCTCCGCATGCGGAAATGAGTATGCCGCTGGCCCGAACGAGCCGTGGCGCTGTGACTGCGGCCATCCACTCGATTTTGCGCGCCAACCGCTTCCCAGTGCGGACGACCCACCGGAATTCGCTGAATTCGACACGCGTGATGGGTTGTGGGCGTTTTCGGAGTTTCTTCCGGTCCGCCGAGTCGTCTCGCTCGGCGAGGGATTTACGCCGCTCACGGATGCCGACGAGTGGAATGCGCAGTTCAAACTCGATTGCGTTTTCCCGTCGGGAAGTTTCAAAGACCGCGGTGCAACTGCTACCCTCTCCCGTGCCGCCGAACTCGGCGTCGAAACGGTTCTCGAAGACTCCTCCGGAAATGCGGGGGCGGCAATCGCTCAGTACTCTGCACGGGCCGGTATCGACGCCGAAATCTACGTTCCGGCGGACGTGAAGGAATCGAAACTGAAAGCCATCGAGCGTGCTGGTGCGACCCCGGTTCGTGTCGAAGGGAGCAGGCAGGACGTAACCGATACCTGTGTCGCCGCAGTCGAAGCGGGTGACGGCTGGTACGCCAGTCACGCATGGAATCCCGCCTTCTTCGCCGGAACGATGACGTTCGCGTTGGAACTGGCCGCCCAGCGCGACTGGTCGGTGCCGGACGCCATCGTGTCGCCGCTCGGCCACGGAACGCTCTTTCTCGGCATGTATCGCGGATTCCAAGCCTTACTCGATGCGGGGTGGACGGACGAGATGCCTCGCCTCCTCGGCGTGCAGGCAGAAGGCGCCGCCCCGATTGCTGACGAACGACACGGGGACGGCGACGGACGAAACGACGTGGCTGACGGCATTCAAATCACGCATCCGGCGCGTAAGAACCAGATTGATGATGCCATCGAAGCGACCGACGGCGACGCGATTGCACTCGACGCGGCGGCGACGCAGGATGCCCTCGACGAACTTCATCGAACTGGCTTCTACGTCGAACCGACGAGTGCGGTGGCAGTGGCGGGGCTGTCGGCGTATCGAGAGCGGGGGACGATTGCGGAGGACGCGGATGTCGTCGTCCCGCTCACCGGACACGGCTTGAAGTCATCGTAG
- a CDS encoding tRNA(Ile)(2)-agmatinylcytidine synthase yields MTVIGLDDTDSRTRGMCTTYLAARVADSVRNAGGDVERLLLVRLNPAVKHKTRGNAALAVHTDLDPGVAFELARDELEAAAETGDPNTNPGLVVAPHAPETVPDGVSTFAQAAVRDHLSREQADRRIESAGYRSTGWKNARGKIGALAAVGSWAAFTEWTYEQISYRESERWGTRRNVDFDSVFAAESDEYPTVWDTVDRGTGEAVCVPHTPCPILHGIRGDDPDAVRRVADEIESEQVIKTAQFVTNQGTDAHLRDADPGNVKDGHAYRITGTVTSKPETRQGGHVFFTLTDGASRLPCAAFEPTKRFRDHVRNLRPRDEITVCGEVARGTVKLEKFAVRTLDATELVTPTCPDCGRSMKSAGAEQGYRCRDCGTRADGKVERRIERELEHGWYEVPPEARRHIAKPLVRGGFDGPTHPER; encoded by the coding sequence GTGACGGTTATCGGTCTCGACGACACCGACTCCCGAACACGTGGGATGTGCACGACCTACCTGGCCGCGCGCGTTGCGGACAGTGTGCGAAACGCAGGTGGGGACGTAGAGCGACTGCTCCTCGTCCGTCTCAATCCCGCGGTCAAGCACAAGACGCGGGGCAACGCTGCACTCGCGGTCCACACTGACCTTGACCCGGGAGTGGCGTTCGAACTCGCGCGGGACGAACTCGAAGCTGCGGCTGAGACCGGTGACCCCAATACGAATCCCGGACTCGTGGTCGCGCCTCATGCGCCCGAAACCGTTCCGGACGGCGTGTCAACGTTCGCGCAGGCCGCCGTTCGAGACCACCTATCCCGCGAGCAGGCCGACCGGCGAATCGAATCAGCGGGCTATCGTTCTACCGGATGGAAAAACGCGCGAGGGAAAATCGGTGCGCTCGCAGCGGTCGGCAGTTGGGCCGCGTTCACGGAGTGGACTTACGAACAGATCTCCTACCGCGAATCGGAGCGATGGGGAACACGCCGAAACGTGGATTTCGACTCGGTGTTCGCGGCCGAAAGCGACGAGTATCCGACCGTCTGGGACACGGTTGACCGAGGAACCGGCGAGGCCGTTTGTGTCCCGCATACGCCCTGTCCCATCCTTCACGGAATCCGTGGCGACGACCCGGATGCAGTCCGGCGAGTCGCCGACGAAATCGAAAGCGAACAAGTGATCAAAACCGCACAGTTCGTGACGAACCAAGGGACTGACGCCCATCTCCGTGATGCCGACCCCGGGAACGTGAAAGACGGTCACGCTTACAGAATCACCGGAACGGTCACCTCGAAGCCCGAAACTCGGCAAGGAGGTCACGTCTTTTTCACGCTCACGGATGGGGCGAGTCGCCTACCCTGTGCTGCCTTCGAGCCGACGAAACGGTTCCGCGACCACGTCAGGAATCTCCGCCCAAGGGACGAGATCACGGTCTGTGGGGAAGTCGCTCGTGGAACAGTAAAGCTGGAAAAGTTCGCGGTTCGAACCCTCGATGCCACGGAACTCGTCACGCCGACCTGCCCGGACTGTGGCCGGTCGATGAAGAGCGCGGGGGCGGAGCAAGGCTATCGGTGTCGAGACTGTGGTACGCGGGCGGACGGAAAAGTCGAGCGAAGAATCGAACGAGAATTGGAACACGGCTGGTACGAAGTACCGCCGGAAGCACGTCGCCACATCGCCAAACCGCTCGTTCGAGGTGGGTTCGACGGACCGACACATCCCGAACGATAA
- a CDS encoding transcriptional regulator yields the protein MSRSALVGNVTAMLEDAGFVVSDRCAIRPKSFDVAARRGPDLLLLKILGNIDAFDAETGMEMRRLGTYLDATPLVIGLRTRNQDLESGVVYFRHGVPVFSPDTALDLFVEGVPPLVYAAPGGLYVNIDGDVLKDERKGRGWSLGQLASELGVSRRTVSKYEDGMNASVEVAIELEELFNGELTSPVEVFDGAEELTEEDELAESETEPEDEHMFTTLTRVGFTVHPTTRAPFKTVSEDDYEDRVLTSHSEFTRTAEKRARIMSSISRVARTRSVYFVDKARRETVEGTALVEREEVEGIEDADELRKLIRERAEA from the coding sequence ATGTCCCGGTCTGCACTGGTCGGCAACGTGACCGCGATGCTCGAAGATGCGGGATTCGTGGTCAGTGACCGGTGTGCTATCCGACCAAAGAGTTTCGATGTGGCAGCGCGACGTGGACCAGACCTGCTACTGTTGAAAATTCTCGGCAACATCGACGCGTTCGACGCCGAGACCGGCATGGAGATGCGACGACTCGGTACGTATCTCGATGCAACTCCGCTAGTCATCGGTCTACGGACGAGAAACCAAGACCTCGAATCCGGCGTGGTGTACTTCCGCCATGGGGTTCCGGTGTTCAGCCCCGATACCGCTCTCGACCTCTTCGTTGAAGGAGTGCCACCGCTCGTCTACGCCGCGCCCGGCGGCTTGTACGTCAACATCGACGGCGACGTGTTGAAGGACGAACGTAAGGGTCGTGGATGGAGTCTCGGTCAACTCGCCTCGGAACTCGGGGTCTCCCGACGAACCGTCTCGAAATACGAGGATGGCATGAACGCCAGCGTCGAGGTGGCAATCGAACTCGAAGAGCTGTTCAACGGCGAGCTCACCAGTCCCGTCGAAGTGTTCGATGGCGCGGAGGAACTCACCGAGGAGGACGAACTGGCAGAGTCGGAGACCGAACCGGAGGACGAACACATGTTCACGACGTTGACCCGCGTCGGCTTCACGGTGCATCCGACGACTCGTGCACCGTTCAAAACGGTCAGTGAGGACGATTACGAGGACCGTGTCCTGACGAGTCACTCGGAGTTCACTAGAACTGCCGAAAAACGCGCTCGAATCATGAGTTCGATCAGCCGAGTCGCACGCACTCGGTCGGTCTATTTCGTCGATAAAGCGCGGCGCGAAACCGTCGAAGGGACCG